The sequence TGCTCGCTTCGCTACTTGGAGCCACTATCGACTACGCGATCATGGCGACCACACCCGTCCTGTGGATCCTCTACGCCGGACGCATCGTGGCCGGCATCACCGGCGCCACAGGTGCGGTTGCTGGCGCCTATATCGCCGACATCACCGATGGGGAAGATCGGGCTCGCCACTTCGGGCTCATGAGCGCTTGTTTCGGCGTGGGTATGGTGGCAGGCCCCGTGGCCGGGGGACTGTTGGGCGCCATCTCCTTGCATGCACCATTCCTTGCGGCGGCGGTGCTCAACGGCCTCAACCTACTACTGGGCTGCTTCCTAATGCAGGAGTCGCATAAGGGAGAGCGTCGACCGATGCCCTTGAGAGCCTTCAACCCAGTCAGCTCCTTCCGGTGGGCGCGGGGCATGACTATCGTCGCCGCACTTATGACTGTCTTCTTTATCATGCAACTCGTAGGACAGGTGCCGGCAGCGCTCTGGGTCATTTTCGGCGAGGACCGCTTTCGCTGGAGCGCGACGATGATCGGCCTGTCGCTTGCGGTATTCGGAATCTTGCACGCCCTCGCTCAAGCCTTCGTCACTGGTCCCGCCACCAAACGTTTCGGCGAGAAGCAGGCCATTATCGCCGGCATGGCGGCCGACGCGCTGGGCTACGTCTTGCTGGCGTTCGCGACGCGAGGCTGGATGGCCTTCCCCATTATGATTCTTCTCGCTTCCGGCGGCATCGGGATGCCCGCGTTGCAGGCCATGCTGTCCAGGCAGGTAGATGACGACCATCAGGGACAGCTTCAAGGATCGCTCGCGGCTCTTACCAGCCTAACTTCGATCATTGGACCGCTGATCGTCACGGCGATTTATGCCGCCTCGGCGAGCACATGGAACGGGTTGGCATGGATTGTAGGCGCCGCCCTATACCTTGTCTGCCTCCCCGCGTTGCGTCGCGGTGCATGGAGCCGGGCCACCTCGACCTGAATGGAAGCCGGCGGCACCTCGCTAACGGATTCACCACTCCAAGAATTGGAGCCAATCAATTCTTGCGGAGAACTGTGAATGCGCAAACCAACCCTTGGCAGAACATATCCATCGCGTCCGCCATCTCCAGCAGCCGCACGCGGCGCATCTCGGGCAGCGTTGGGTCCTGGCCACGGGTGCGCATGATCGTGCTCCTGTCGTTGAGGACCCGGCTAGGCTGGCGGGGTTGCCTTACTGGTTAGCAGAATGAATCACCGATACGCGAGCGAACGTGAAGCGACTGCTGCTGCAAAACGTCTGCGACCTGAGCAACAACATGAATGGTCTTCGGTTTCCGTGTTTCGTAAAGTCTGGAACCGCGGAAGTCCCCTACGTGCTGCTGAAGTTGCCCGCAACAGAGAGTGGAACCAACCGGTGATACCACGATACTATGACTGAGAGTCAACGCCATGAGCGGCCTCATTTCTTATTCTGAGTTACAACAGTCCGCACCGCTGCCGGTAGCTATTGACTATCCGGCTGCACTAGCCCTGCGTCAGATGGCTCTGATCCAAGGCAAACTGCCAAAATATCTGCTGGCACCGGAAGTCAGCGCCCTGCACCATTATGTTCCGGATCTGCATCGCAGGATGCTGCTGGCTACCCTGTGGAACACCTACATCTGTATTAACGAAGCGCTGGCATTGACCCTGAGTGATTTTTCTCTGGTGCCGCCTTATCACTGTTGAAGGCCACCGCTCATCACGCGTTTGCTGACATTGAGCCCTGCCGGCCGATCGGCCTGAGACTCTCAGCACAGGAGACGGCGGGTGACGAGCGTATACTTTTTCGACGCTTGGTTGCGGTCGCGCTAGGCGTGGCCGCCGACGAACCCGCTGGTGTCGCCCTTGCGGAGCAGCGCAAGGCGGACCTTGCCACGACATCCCCTCGCCCGCCGATCGTCTAAATTCGTCGAGGTTAAGAAATTCCCGCTCCGGCGAGGCCATCACCATCACCGGCGTCAGGTAGTGGACATGGCAGCAGCGCACGCAGGGGCACTGTTGCAAAGTTAGCGATGAGGCAGCCTTTTGTCTTATTCAAAGGCCTTACATTTCAAAAACTCTGCTTACCAGGCGCATTTCGCCCAGGGGATCACCATAATAAAATGCTGAGGCCTGGCCTTTGCGTAGTGCACGCATCACCTCAATACCTTTGATGGTGGCGTAAGCCGTCTTCATGGATTTAAATCCCAGCGTGGCGCCGATTATCCGTTTCAGTTTGCCATGATCGCATTCAATCACGTTGTTCCGGTACTTAATCTGTCGGTGTTCAACGTCAGACGGGCACCGGCCTTCGCGTTTGAGCAGAGCAAGCGCGCGA is a genomic window of Shewanella sp. GD04112 containing:
- the tet(C) gene encoding tetracycline efflux MFS transporter Tet(C); protein product: MKSNNALIVILGTVTLDAVGIGLVMPVLPGLLRDIVHSDSIASHYGVLLALYALMQFLCAPVLGALSDRFGRRPVLLASLLGATIDYAIMATTPVLWILYAGRIVAGITGATGAVAGAYIADITDGEDRARHFGLMSACFGVGMVAGPVAGGLLGAISLHAPFLAAAVLNGLNLLLGCFLMQESHKGERRPMPLRAFNPVSSFRWARGMTIVAALMTVFFIMQLVGQVPAALWVIFGEDRFRWSATMIGLSLAVFGILHALAQAFVTGPATKRFGEKQAIIAGMAADALGYVLLAFATRGWMAFPIMILLASGGIGMPALQAMLSRQVDDDHQGQLQGSLAALTSLTSIIGPLIVTAIYAASASTWNGLAWIVGAALYLVCLPALRRGAWSRATST
- a CDS encoding tyrosine-type recombinase/integrase, which produces MSGLISYSELQQSAPLPVAIDYPAALALRQMALIQGKLPKYLLAPEVSALHHYVPDLHRRMLLATLWNTYICINEALALTLSDFSLVPPYHC
- a CDS encoding type VI secretion protein; this encodes MRTRGQDPTLPEMRRVRLLEMADAMDMFCQGLVCAFTVLRKN